The proteins below come from a single Crossiella sp. CA-258035 genomic window:
- a CDS encoding BTAD domain-containing putative transcriptional regulator has protein sequence MAGTPWVSALRTARLRSGLTQEELAARAGLSVRTVRGVEQGEVKVPRGDTLRRLAAVVGLPDPELPEPGELRVGVLGPLLLSRGSTVLDSSAAMPRLLLGLLALRAGQLVSHGEITHALWGDRPPESRQSLVHTYLSRLRKQLPDGDRDRLVTLHGGYLFNPGPGQLDLAEFADGLDRAESLAGTDPVAALAEYEQALNRWRGPVLADLPGRLREHPVAVAVGRRRIEAALAYGELAVRLGRAEQAVRALRPLAAEHPLHEDLHAVLLLALAGSGRQAAALEVFTDIRDRLDADLGVRPSAALREAHLRVLRGEIPAAHSTFTTVVPAAVPRPAQLPPAIGGFTGRTAALAELDELRPGSEPVLLTGTAGVGKTALAVHWAHRVRAEFPDGQLYLNLLGHTPGQPLTPLAALDRLLRGLGVPAERVPAEVAAAADLYRSLVAERQLLVLLDNVFDDEQLRPLLAVGPGAQVVVTSRNRLAGVRAIVLDVLDDEEAGQLLAATVGAERLAAEPDAAAELINACARLPLALRITAANLAAHPAWPLSEMVGELLDGDRLSALEIGEHELSGVRATFDCSYLAQEPPARAVFRLLGLAPIAEFSAEAVAALAGCPLAEAADALARLSTAHLIRPAANDRITLHDLLREYAAERAALELTPAERTAAVLRLYGWYTQTVETASWALYGHWRQVPLAPTPPVPPAVSFADYRVATDWLDAEIGNITALIAHAAERGPRPATWRLMGVVRNYFLLRPSPACLPAAQATLAAAQAEGDPAGQVVALISLADAERYRERREQALELYQLALDRYAEAGLTAGAAAIHTDIGSYGLREQSLAAIKANELRILALHQAEQHDPISHLTTLNALFYVCHRLGEHEEALRHRDAAEELARHPAMPPHNPWVLYLLGSHARVLGQRELAERRLRHALAVTRQVRADWAQRYVLAELAELHMDTGNPREALELARESLELARRCADTIAEHHSLIVLGQAHTRLGQTDEALHCLRWARQHYRRDRNHYGEVDALLALSRAWSARDPRPARAYARAAAELARRIQDNFLVAEAGALLATLDPAGGCA, from the coding sequence GTGGCTGGCACACCGTGGGTTTCGGCGTTGCGCACCGCCCGGCTGCGCAGTGGGCTCACCCAGGAGGAGCTGGCCGCGCGGGCCGGGCTGAGCGTGCGCACGGTGCGCGGAGTCGAGCAGGGCGAGGTGAAGGTCCCGCGCGGGGACACCCTGCGCCGGCTGGCCGCGGTGGTCGGCCTGCCCGATCCGGAGCTGCCCGAGCCGGGCGAGCTGCGCGTCGGCGTGCTCGGGCCGCTGCTGCTCTCCCGCGGCTCGACGGTGCTGGACTCCTCGGCGGCCATGCCCCGGCTGCTGCTCGGCCTGCTCGCGCTGCGGGCGGGACAGCTGGTCAGCCACGGCGAGATCACCCACGCGCTGTGGGGCGACCGGCCGCCGGAGTCCCGGCAGAGCCTGGTGCACACCTACCTCAGCCGGCTGCGCAAGCAGCTGCCCGACGGCGACCGCGACCGCCTGGTCACCCTGCACGGCGGCTACCTGTTCAACCCGGGCCCCGGCCAGCTCGACCTGGCCGAGTTCGCCGATGGCCTGGACCGCGCGGAGAGCCTGGCCGGCACCGACCCGGTGGCCGCGCTGGCCGAGTACGAGCAGGCGCTGAACCGGTGGCGCGGCCCGGTGCTGGCCGACCTGCCGGGCAGGCTGCGCGAGCACCCGGTGGCGGTCGCGGTGGGCAGGCGCCGGATCGAGGCCGCGCTGGCCTACGGCGAGCTGGCCGTGCGGCTGGGCCGGGCCGAGCAGGCGGTGCGCGCGCTGCGCCCGCTGGCCGCCGAGCACCCGCTGCACGAGGACCTGCACGCGGTGCTGCTGCTCGCCCTGGCCGGTTCTGGCCGTCAGGCCGCCGCGCTGGAGGTCTTCACCGACATCCGGGACCGCCTGGACGCCGACCTCGGGGTCCGGCCCAGCGCCGCGCTGCGCGAGGCGCACCTGCGGGTGCTGCGCGGCGAGATTCCGGCCGCGCACAGCACCTTCACCACCGTGGTCCCGGCGGCCGTGCCCCGCCCGGCGCAGCTGCCGCCCGCGATCGGCGGGTTCACCGGCCGCACCGCCGCGCTGGCCGAGCTCGACGAGCTGCGGCCGGGCAGCGAACCGGTGCTGCTGACCGGCACCGCCGGGGTCGGCAAGACCGCGCTGGCCGTGCACTGGGCACACCGGGTGCGCGCGGAGTTCCCGGACGGCCAGCTCTACCTCAACCTGCTCGGCCACACCCCCGGCCAGCCGCTGACCCCGCTGGCCGCGCTGGACCGGCTGCTGCGCGGACTCGGCGTGCCTGCCGAACGGGTGCCCGCCGAGGTGGCGGCCGCGGCGGACCTGTACCGCTCGTTGGTGGCCGAGCGACAGCTGCTGGTGTTGCTGGACAACGTCTTCGACGACGAGCAGCTCCGTCCGCTGCTGGCCGTCGGCCCCGGCGCGCAGGTCGTGGTCACCAGCCGCAACCGGCTGGCCGGGGTGCGCGCGATCGTGCTGGACGTGCTCGACGACGAGGAGGCCGGACAGCTGCTGGCGGCCACCGTCGGCGCCGAGCGGCTGGCCGCCGAACCGGACGCGGCCGCGGAGCTGATCAACGCCTGCGCCCGGCTGCCGCTGGCGCTGCGGATCACCGCGGCGAACCTGGCCGCGCACCCGGCCTGGCCGCTGTCGGAGATGGTCGGCGAGCTGCTCGACGGCGACCGGCTCAGCGCGCTGGAGATCGGCGAGCACGAGCTCAGCGGGGTCCGGGCCACCTTCGACTGCTCCTACCTGGCCCAGGAACCACCGGCCCGCGCGGTGTTCCGCCTGCTCGGCCTGGCCCCCATCGCCGAGTTCAGCGCCGAGGCGGTCGCCGCGCTGGCCGGCTGTCCACTCGCCGAGGCCGCGGACGCGCTGGCGCGGCTGAGCACCGCGCACCTCATCCGCCCGGCCGCGAACGACCGGATCACCCTGCACGACCTGCTCCGCGAGTACGCCGCCGAACGCGCCGCCCTCGAGCTCACCCCGGCCGAGCGCACGGCGGCGGTGCTGCGGCTCTACGGCTGGTACACCCAGACCGTGGAGACCGCCTCGTGGGCGCTCTACGGCCACTGGCGGCAGGTGCCGCTGGCCCCGACCCCGCCGGTGCCCCCGGCGGTGAGCTTCGCCGACTACCGGGTGGCCACCGACTGGCTGGACGCCGAGATCGGCAACATCACCGCGCTGATCGCGCACGCCGCCGAGCGGGGCCCGCGCCCGGCGACCTGGCGGCTGATGGGCGTGGTGCGCAACTACTTCCTGCTCCGCCCCAGCCCGGCCTGCCTGCCCGCGGCGCAGGCCACCCTGGCCGCGGCGCAGGCCGAGGGCGACCCGGCGGGGCAGGTGGTGGCGCTGATCAGCCTGGCCGACGCGGAACGGTACCGGGAGCGCCGCGAGCAGGCCCTTGAGCTGTACCAGCTGGCGCTGGACCGCTACGCCGAGGCCGGGCTCACCGCGGGCGCGGCCGCCATCCACACCGACATCGGCTCCTACGGGCTGCGCGAGCAGAGCCTGGCCGCGATCAAGGCCAACGAGCTGCGCATCCTGGCGCTGCACCAGGCCGAGCAGCACGACCCGATCTCGCACCTCACCACGCTCAACGCGCTGTTCTACGTCTGCCACCGCCTCGGCGAGCACGAGGAGGCGCTGCGCCACCGGGACGCGGCCGAGGAGCTGGCCCGGCACCCCGCCATGCCACCGCACAACCCCTGGGTGCTCTACCTGCTGGGCTCGCACGCCAGGGTGCTGGGCCAGCGCGAGCTGGCCGAGCGCAGGCTCCGGCACGCCCTCGCGGTCACCAGACAGGTGCGCGCGGACTGGGCGCAGCGCTACGTGCTGGCCGAACTGGCCGAGCTGCACATGGACACCGGCAACCCGCGCGAGGCCCTCGAACTGGCCAGGGAGTCCCTCGAGCTGGCCAGGCGCTGCGCGGACACCATCGCCGAGCACCACTCGCTGATTGTGCTCGGCCAGGCGCACACCCGGCTCGGCCAGACCGACGAGGCCCTGCACTGCCTGCGCTGGGCACGGCAGCATTACCGCCGGGACCGCAACCACTACGGCGAGGTGGACGCGTTGCTGGCGCTGTCCCGGGCCTGGTCCGCCCGCGACCCGCGGCCGGCCCGCGCCTACGCCCGCGCCGCGGCCGAGCTGGCCCGGCGGATCCAGGACAACTTCCTGGTGGCCGAGGCCGGGGCGCTGCTTGCCACCCTGGATCCTGCCGGTGGCTGTGCGTAA